Genomic DNA from Candidatus Koribacter versatilis Ellin345:
GAAGAAGTCGCCTTCCACCAGCACTGCTGCCACCGTCGACCCCATCCCGGAGTGGTTTGCGTTCTTCTCTGCCGCCTCGTGGATGGCCGTGTTTGCTCGAACAATCGCCCCCGAGAGCAGCTTGGCCCGCGGCGTAGCACCGCTATCGTGTTTCGTAAGCGCAGTTACGTCCGCAACCGAGTGTTCACTCGTCTCGTGTCGCGACTGATCGCGGAAAAAGCCAAGTACGCTGTCGACGCCGAGTTTGCTCGCGACCTCGCCCGCTGCCTGGCCACCCATTCCGTCGCACACAACGAAAATGCCATAGCGCGTGTCGTACCCGAAATTGTCTTCGTTGTTCGCGCGAACACATCCCACGTCGGAACGGCCCGCGACTTCGAGCAATAGAGACATTGATGCCTCAGAACTATGGCGCCAACTAAAGTAGCCCATCCTAACTCATGTCGCCAGCGCCGGGAATGAGGTTGTAGCACAGAAGTAACTACTCTTCTTGTACTACCGGGCCACTGCAAGAAAATGGCCGCCAGTACATCGGCGGCCATATCGTTATTCTGCGTCGTTAATGGCCCACCGCCGCCTTCGACGTCGCATGCGAAGCGACTTGCAATCGCACCTCTGCACGCTTCACCGCGTTCAGCGCTCGCTGATAATCCAGCTCGGGCCCACTCGTTTGCAAACGCTGCTCGGCCCGCTTCTTCGCTTCCTGCGCCCGCGCTACGTCAATTTCTTCCGGACGCTCTGCCGCCTCCGCAAGAATCGTGACCTTATCGGGCAGCACCTCGGCAAAGCCCCACGCCAGCGCGAGGTACTTGGTCTCGCCGCGCAGCGTATAGCTGATTTCGCCAATCGACAACTCGGTGATCAGCGGCGCGTGCCCAGGCAGGATGCCGAGATACCCGTTCTTCCCGGGTATCTGCATCTGCTCGGCAACGTCCTTCACCACCAACTTGTCGGGCGTGACGATCTCGAACTCGAACGTGTCAGCCATGGGTGCCTACGCGTTTGCCTT
This window encodes:
- a CDS encoding F0F1 ATP synthase subunit epsilon, which produces MADTFEFEIVTPDKLVVKDVAEQMQIPGKNGYLGILPGHAPLITELSIGEISYTLRGETKYLALAWGFAEVLPDKVTILAEAAERPEEIDVARAQEAKKRAEQRLQTSGPELDYQRALNAVKRAEVRLQVASHATSKAAVGH